One region of Salvia miltiorrhiza cultivar Shanhuang (shh) chromosome 3, IMPLAD_Smil_shh, whole genome shotgun sequence genomic DNA includes:
- the LOC131018372 gene encoding F-box/kelch-repeat protein At3g06240-like has product MDSKSRKLSLPFLPEEIIEEILPRLAVKSLLRFRCVSKSWHSLIGSEQFIKTHLQNSSKNTALAHHRLITSRYSKQRQHRMGQIVGCCNGLVCVIWKNCFVLWNPAIRIFKESPPSYRVGLVNCGFGWDESSGEYKLLVVSFNDSLNTQDDYMCEVYGSKSNSWKPVESGNFDSVHGKAHFASGKLHWLRMKANGGLMNIVADIVTFDLKSEAFGKMEFPRPCDSSVRLGALEGRLCVVSNYKRTHFDVWFMKDDSWVKMMQVLVYEPCQRFSVVKRVSRGLDAEILLLRALVFSVHHRNLVEEDVFSLFKKLEGAFEENVYIESLVSPV; this is encoded by the coding sequence ATGGATAGCAAAAGCCGCAAACTATCTCTCCCTTTTCTTCCTGAAGAAATCATTGAAGAGATACTGCCAAGACTTGCGGTGAAATCACTCCTGCGATTCAGGTGCGTTTCGAAGTCATGGCACTCTTTGATTGGCAGCGAGCAATTCATCAAAACCCATCTccaaaattcatcaaaaaaCACAGCTCTTGCCCATCACCGGCTAATTACCTCTCGCTATTCAAAACAGCGTCAGCACCGTATGGGTCAAATCGTCGGCTGCTGTAATGGGCTGGTCTGCGTAATCTGGAAAAACTGTTTCGTGTTGTGGAATCCCGCCATTAGAATCTTCAAGGAATCACCGCCCTCGTACCGTGTCGGTCTTGTCAATTGTGGGTTCGGTTGGGATGAATCGAGTGGCGAATACAAGTTGCTTGTGGTTTCATTCAATGATTCTCTCAATACGCAAGACGACTATATGTGTGAAGTTTATGGCTCAAAGTCAAATTCATGGAAGCCGGTGGAGTCTGGGAATTTTGATTCCGTACATGGTAAGGCGCATTTTGCAAGTGGAAAGCTTCATTGGCTCCGGATGAAGGCGAATGGCGGATTAATGAAtattgttgctgatattgttaCATTTGATTTGAAGAGTGAGGCTTTTGGAAAGATGGAGTTTCCACGTCCATGTGATTCATCGGTGAGGTTGGGCGCTCTCGAGGGTCGCCTTTGTGTGGTCTCTAATTATAAGAGAACACACTTCGATGTGTGGTTTATGAAAGATGATTCTTGGGTGAAGATGATGCAAGTTCTTGTTTATGAGCCTTGTCAAAGATTTTCAGTCGTGAAACGAGTTTCGAGAGGCCTAGACGCAGAGATTTTGCTACTCCGTGCACTGGTTTTCTCGGTTCACCATCGAAATCTTGTAGAAGAGGACGTGTTTTCGCTGTTCAAAAAACTCGAAGGTGCCTTCGAAGAGAATGTCTACATTGAAAGTTTAGTCTCTCCAGTCTAA
- the LOC131018373 gene encoding F-box/kelch-repeat protein At3g23880-like translates to MDTDGGELSLLFPIEIVEEILSRLPVASLLKFRCVSKSWRCLIGSDRFIKTHLQTSSKNASFSHHRLVLNKSLNLFDDGVNTLWRSPVLIVGCCNGLVCCCINLEKGRFILWNPATRISKELPQLVIDNMRWSIVTYGFGWDESSDAHKVFVVLFSRKRWVGKLYSSNTNSWKTVTEYGDFELIYGDAEFASGKLHWLRKRRGGSGGWYAADIATFDLKSEEFGVMELPCESTLSLSLNEGCLSVVCYNVRTLFDVWVMKQNCWVKVRDVVVYEPCEILPSVAPFSAVDDVEIRLVRGSTFELDDPAQDDDVLSRIKKLKPSFPMNLYIESLVSPLPNKRGNCV, encoded by the coding sequence ATGGATACCGACGGCGGCGAGCTATCTCTCCTTTTTCCTATAGAAATCGTCGAAGAAATACTGTCAAGACTTCCGGTGGCATCGCTCTTGAAATTCCGATGCGTTTCGAAATCATGGCGTTGTTTGATTGGAAGCGACCGATTCATCAAAACCCACCTGCAAACTTCGTCCAAAAACGCATCTTTTTCCCATCACAGGCTCGTTCTTAACAAATCTCTGAACTTGTTCGATGATGGGGTGAATACACTGTGGAGGTCCCCGGTTCTTATCGTGGGTTGCTGTAATGGGCTCGTCTGCTGCTGCATTAATCTCGAGAAAGGGCGTTTTATATTGTGGAATCCTGCTACAAGAATCTCCAAGGAATTACCACAATTGGTAATAGATAATATGCGTTGGTCCATTGTCACTTACGGGTTCGGTTGGGACGAATCGAGCGATGCACACAAGgtgtttgttgttttgtttAGTCGTAAGCGGTGGGTGGGTAAACTTTATAGCTCAAACACGAATTCATGGAAAACAGTAACTGAGTATGGTGATTTCGAATTAATATACGGTGACGCGGAGTTTGCGAGCGGGAAGCTTCACTGGCTGAGGAAGAGGAGGGGCGGGAGTGGTGGATGGTATGCTGCCGACATTGCTACATTCGACTTGAAGAGCGAGGAGTTTGGAGTGATGGAGCTGCCATGTGAGTCGACGTTGTCGTTGAGCCTCAACGAGGGGTGCCTCAGCGTTGTTTGTTACAACGTGAGAACGCTCTTTGATGTGTGGGTAATGAAGCAGAATTGTTGGGTGAAAGTGAGGGATGTTGTTGTTTACGAGCCTTGTGAAATTCTTCCTTCTGTAGCCCCATTTAGCGCAGTCGACGATGTGGAGATTCGGCTAGTTCGTGGTTCGACTTTTGAGCTCGACGATCCAGCACAGGATGATGATGTGCTTTCCAGGATCAAGAAACTTAAACCTTCCTTTCCAATGAATCTCTACATCGAAAGTTTAGTCTCTCCCCTCCCTAACAAGAGGGGTAACTGTGTCTAG
- the LOC131017571 gene encoding F-box/kelch-repeat protein At3g06240-like: protein MEIESSSQQSHHLPEAIIAQILSRSPVKSLLRFRCVSKSWGSLIGCQHFIKMHLQNSIETPSFPQKRVLIRKYEDGMFDISEMFNWPSPEQCFMCEIDTLHWPRQCSLLSVLSEPTNTIPLSPFVDPKNTTFCKGYQILGCSNGLLCVLDTSNRIHLWNPSTRISKKLPEISIMGSRVRKLGFGWVESSGEYKVFVVVEINRKLVGKVYSSKTKSWKTIEICDYSYACRPRGLFAGGKLYWYFGCIIIFLDLKSEVFGRIEIPYKDIGFKMDYFVGVLGGCLCVLYYNPSFPDRRGLRVSRVCVMKEAWEEVVTLSHLNELLQPPLVSLNGEILVDCGSTLLVYSARDNVFRFTKVSSGLRSYVYVESLVSPEDV from the coding sequence ATGGAGATCGAAAGCAGCAGTCAGCAATCTCACCATCTTCCCGAAGCAATCATTGCACAAATACTGTCAAGATCGCCGGTGAAATCACTCTTGAGATTCAGGTGCGTTTCGAAATCATGGGGCTCTTTAATTGGCTGCCAACACTTCATCAAAATGCACCTTCAAAATTCAATAGAAACCCCATCTTTCCCCCAAAAAAGGGTCTTAATAAGGAAGTATGAGGATGGTATGTTTGATATAAGTGAAATGTTCAATTGGCCTAGTCCTGAGCAATGCTTTATGTGTGAAATTGATACGTTACATTGGCCTCGGCAGTGTTCGCTGCTGTCGGTTTTGAGTGAACCAACGAATACTATCCCTTTATCTCCTTTTGTTGATCCAAAGAATACTACATTCTGCAAGGGATATCAAATTTTGGGGTGCTCTAATGGGCTGCTATGTGTTCTAGATACAAGTAACAGAATTCACTTGTGGAACCCATCCACTCGGATCTCCAAGAAACTGCCAGAAATCTCTATAATGGGCTCCCGTGTTAGGAAATTGGGGTTTGGTTGGGTTGAATCGAGTGGTGAGTATAAGGTGTTTGTTGTTGTGGAAATCAATAGGAAACTGGTTGGTAAAGTTTATAGTTCAAAGacaaaatcatggaaaacaaTTGAGATCTGCGATTATTCATATGCATGTCGGCCAAGGGGGTTGTTTGCAGGTGGGAAGCTTTACTGGTATTTCGgatgtattattattttcttggaCTTGAAGAGTGAGGTGTTTGGAAGGATTGAGATTCCCTACAAAGATATTGGCTTTAAAATGGACTATTTCGTGGGTGTGCTTGGTGGTTGCCTTTGCGTGCTATATTATAATCCTTCATTTCCTGATCGAAGAGGCCTTCGAGTTTCGAGAGTTTGTGTTATGAAGGAAGCTTGGGAGGAAGTGGTGACTCTTTCTCATCTTAATGAGCTGCTTCAACCACCATTGGTAAGTCTAAATGGAGAGATTTTGGTAGATTGTGGATCCACTTTGTTGGTTTACAGTGCCCGCGATAATGTCTTTCGATTTACCAAGGTTTCTTCGGGTTTacgttcatatgtctatgttgAAAGTTTAGTCTCGCCAGAAGATGTATGA